In the Diospyros lotus cultivar Yz01 chromosome 13, ASM1463336v1, whole genome shotgun sequence genome, CAATGAGTTTAGAAGATGATGTAAGTTCTGAAATATAAGAGATATCTCTTCTACCCTCCTTGCATATTGCGAAGGCCGTTCTACAAGAACATCAGCAAGCTCCAAAATATGCAGCTGGAGTTCTCTGTTAAGCAATCTCAGTTCATTCTTGAAATCTAGCAGATTAAGAAGTCATCAGACATTGGATTGTAGAGCATGAAATCTAATAACGCAattatatctttttatattattattttaattgtcaaCAAGCCTCCACCCCCTCCTCCCTaacaccacccccccccccccccccccgcccccccccccccccccccccaaccccaaAAAAAAGAGCATTGCAGTAATCACCATATTGTTGGCCTAAAAATGtgcaataatttaaaatcataCAAGGTTGACAGTCAGATTTTGACAATAGAACCTTAACTTACTATGGTACTACATTAAATTGTTAACTGCCAACTcataaaacaacatatcaaaccttTTATCCTACTATATAAggttggttacatgaattctagctcccCAATCTTTCCCatctatggccttatcttctataaggctCCTATAATTCATATCATACATAGGAGTCTCACACTAGGTTTTTTAtttgtcttcctctacctcttttccTAAATACATGTTCCATTCTATTCACTCTCCTCAAAGTAGCCTCTATCATTTTTCTCAcaaaaccaaaccatcttaattgtttcacacatcttatctttaaCAGGAACCATTTTGACCTTATCACGAATAACCTCATtccaaattttatcttttcttatatggcaACATACCCATCCTAATCTTGTCAGAGATGAGTAATTATATCTTTTTATGTTATTACCTTCATTCTCTACAATGCCCACATCATAACTTAATAATCCATGATGACCTTGCGCAAAGGGATAGAGGAATTGCAATTGAACTAAAAACATAACATatgattgatatatatatatatattttggtagaggttttttttttttttttttttttttggggtgggggggggtgCAAGTGAAGAAACAATAATGAAGTTCCAAGAACCATGAGACAATAACCGCACTTACATGATAAGACATATGAAGCATCAATGATACATTAAACACAAAACATCTCAACTAGCTTTCCTGTCCCTAATTTGTGCTCTTACCTTGAAGCTAAAATTGATACTCATTAGATACCTCCAAAGATGTGTTATATACATAACCAAGAAAGAATTACACCTTCCCTGATTGGAGTTGTCGAGGTGACTGCATTCACATATCAAGGATGGCTGAGGAATTTGAGAGAAGAGGTTTGCCTGGTGTTGCCTCATCTTCAAATGATATAGCTTAGTCACCACAtaccataatagaaaaatcattaTTAGGCCTACCCTCACATTGAGGCCACACAAAAAGATGTGTTTTACAGTTGAGCTGTGTGGTGAGGGTACTAAGTGGCAATGATTGATGCCACAACAGGCATTATTGACAGAGTCAGAACAAAAGGGGAGGTTGCTATGATTTTTAGCATTGACAATCCATAAATAGAACTTGTGCTTTAGAATTATCAAATACTGCCTGATGTGTAAAATGCACAAAATATGTTGCTCATGGAATTTAAGAAGACAAATTACAGATTGAAGACATGACACAATATTCTAGATCTAGAGCAATGAGTTTGAATAACTCAAAAGGAGTTTGAACAGATGAGTAGAAAAGCACTTGGAGACAATTTGAAAGAACAACGTTCACACATTTATTTAGGGTGTTATACCATCAAGATCTCAAGTGGCGTCTTTTGGTTTGGTACGAGTAACTTGAATATCTCTATACCCTGTTTGAGCACCATTACAAATTTCTAAAGTTTCACTCCCATTTTATATTGGAAGTTAGTCTTTCAAGAGTCCAAGCTTGCAAGACTCTTTGCAGGTATAGAAGAGCCTATATGGTAGTAAGCATTAACTTTTTttcagataattcataaaattttgagacaagAAACTAAATTGTGAGAGAGTTCCAAGAAGATTAAAAGAGGTTTCTTCATTAAAGagtataatcaaaacaaaaattgatcCTACTTTTGTGCGTTCTAGCAAAATAAAAGAGCCAGGGATCATTGAATGCAAGTAATAGTGCATTATGGGTTCTAACAAGCAGAATAATTCAACCTTAGATCACAGTTTTAGCCACTGGGAGTGTTGGAAACAAATCAATCACTGCATTTAATAATACTTATTTTATCAGTTTGTAGATTGTCCATAGTTCTTCTCTCTGACTCAATCTCAAGGTACACCATTGCGTGCTTTACATTTTTGTTGATCTATTTTGTTGACGATAATTCTGGCAATGCCATTATTCATAACAGCCATGTTAAACTTTTTTAAGATTCTAAGGGACTCGCTCAATAAAGATTCAATAGTGAAATAGAAAAACAAGACAATTCCTGGTTATGTGATACCATGACTTAGAAATTAACTTACAAGAATATTACTCCAAAAATACATTTGGGGctgtttgattttctttcaatttgaaaatttttccattttatttccataattttgAGAACAAAAGGTGAAaatggagtttgatttccattttCCATTCCCAAAAAATGGAAGTAAATGGAAAAAGTGGAAGATATCAAAAACCCTGTGTGTTCAGTTTTTCCATTTCAGCCATTTTCTTGATAATtgacaacaaaatcaaacaacatTATTAGtttccaatttttttctaaCTTAACTGAAACAACACAAAtgaatgaaatggaaaaaacataaagtgaaataaaaattttccaCAACAATTTCAACAGCCCCAATGCTCTAGAAGAATTTATCAGTATGAGATAACAGAACTCCAAGAGGAGAACAAAATTGTCAAACAATTCATGTTTCCATGTCATGTTTACAGTAAAAGGTCAAGCAGAGTTGAACTTACCAATATTAGGCCCTTTAGGATACAATTGCCGAACTCCTTGCTCTTCCAAGCTTGGAAGTACATCATCTGTCTACATCCAAAATGCAAACATGTTTTCATTAAAGGAGGTGCTCAAATACAAACTGTACCTCCATCCAAAGATTCCAAATGGAGTGATGTGCAGGAAATTTCagaaatatatacataacaACCACCAACTTAGGCTCCATTTGGCACCAATATTTTTGGATAATGGCTTGAAAAAAAGCGAACTTTTTGCTAGCTATTTCTATAGTACAGCGATTGAGAAAAAGGATAATAGCACCcttaaaataaaagataaatataagaaCAAATGGTGCACAAAAGACCCAGACTACTCAAGAACTGAACCAAACCCAACCGTTCCATTTTGATTTggtgaaaagaaaatttgaatgataaaatttaatttccctccctccctcctccTTTCCCATTCTCCTAGCTTCTTTTCTCACTTACCTCTCAgattttcctttctcttcttcctctacttTCTGGAATCTCTCTCTGTTCTGCATCATTTGGTTTTAAAGTGTCTTGGATTGGTTTTGGGTCCAGTTTTCAGAGAACTCATAGCTATGTTCATGTTCCATGGGCAAGTTTACAATAAGTTACATCTTGCTATTTTGTATGGGACAGAAATAATGCTTAAAGGCTTTTCTTCTAAGTAGTTCTAACCAATGTGGGATTAGGCATATATCCTTTTTGGGGGAGAACTGCCTTGCTAAAAATTTTACTAGTGAGAAGGGGAGACTAAACAATAATCCAGCCCATTGACAATTTgacattaatttgattttgatataccaaaacatattttgataaataaatgcaaTATTATAATTAGATAAGTATATCCATGAATGTGATAGGTATTAATGATGAAGAGGTTAGAACATGGTATCACAGTAATGGTGTATGTGGTGGTTAAGATACTGAAATTTTTTCTGATGTCTGGGAGATTAGCCTGTAAATAGGGGTATAAGAAACAAATTCAGTTGAGTAAATTTAGCAGCTTTTGACTATTCAGTAGAGATGATTTGTAGAACATTTTGtaatgaatttttgagaaactAGGGAGGGACACCTCatcttcaagaagaaaaaaggctaaattgcaagaagtttggggttttgtaaaaacaaccaaatttcaactttttacccttaaggattttgattttcttgataTATTAATTGAATCCAAATATAAACTTTGGTACAGGAAGGATCAGGTAAGGAATGGAGTGGGCATTATTACACATAAGACTTTAATGGTGTCGCAGATGCGAAGAGAATAAGAGATAGAATTATTGCAGCTAAAAAGGTTGTTCTAGGAGAAGGGACAATGAATATTCTTAGCGCATAACTGCATATGCACCATGTGTTGGGTTAGGATAGGAGATAAAGACAAAACTTTGGGAATATGTGGAGAAGTTGGTATTCTCATAACTAGAGCAGAGAAGACAAAATCAATACTTCGTCATGTAGGGAGAGAAGAGAATGGATATGAAGATGTACATGAAGGTTACtgatttggaaaaagaaaaaatgagcaCAAAGCTGCTTTGGATTTTGCCACAACATACAAGCTCATCATAGCAAACACTAAAAGAGATGAACATAAAAGTGCCAAACTAAAAACATTGTGCTAATAAAGGGGGAGGAATGAGAAAAATTTAAGACCAAGAACATTTGCTGCCACATTTTTCATACATGTCCTAACATGAAAAGTTTTAAtatacattatgtatatatgttagtTAAAAATTAAGCATAATCAAAAGCTTACGAAATGTGCATCAATAGTAAATGCAAAAGACATGAAAAGAGGTAAATACACAAAccattttaaacaaaataaagacaGAGAACTTGAGGCGAACGAAGAGCATAAAAGGCACAAACTAAACATGGAAAACTAACACAAGTATTTCCCTATGCTAAATGAATGTAGATGAATGAATATTATATTGGAACATCTTGATAATTCCAAAGAAGATAGAAGTTACGTGTTCTATAAACATAGATGCACAAAAGAAGTGGACCAAGCCATGAAAAGGACATATTGTACAATAATCAGCCCAAATAATATCCCCATAGAAACGTGTTAGGAGAAGACagcattttatattaacaaaacTATTCAACATAATTCTTGAATGCCTGACATGTAAAAAAAGAATACTTGAGTATcaatttacaacaaaaaagaaaaagattttcaaattgtgaaaattacaaTGAGATCAAGCTAATAAGCCATGTTAGAAAACTTTATAAAAGGGTAGCTGAGCAAAGATTAAAAGGGAAAACAAGGGTCTCcgaaaattatcttaatttcatGCATAGTAGGTCAATAAGGGAGGTTATTTACTTGATGAAACGTCTAATAGGAAAAAGTTCAAGATCCTTGAGAATTAAAAAAACCTATAACAGAGTTGTAAAGAAGTGATGTgcagggttttagagaagacaGGAGTTTTGAGTtgtttatatacaaaatattaaagaaatgaattatgaaccaaaaaaatttgtgttagaaCTTGTGAAGGAAATACCAAGACTTGTCCAATTATAGTTGGGTTACATGAAGGGTTTTCACTAAGTTCTCCAGTGATGGATAAACCCATTAAGTAATAAACACATCCCTTGATGTTTATTAAAAAACAACTTCAAGTACTAATCTAAAATAAAGGAGACACaccttaaaattcaaaaaatctaaGTTAGACAAATCGGAATTCAAATATATGGAGTGTAAATTTAGTCAAAGAAAAAGTATGAACAATGTTAGTTGAAGACATAGTACTTCCAAAAAATACCAATTCAGATACCTCAGATTAACTAAAACAATAGCAATATGTCAAGTCTTAACACCACTATGTTGGGTCAAATACATTAATTACAGCTCACTAGTTATTTCTTTCTATGGCATTATCTTCTGTTATAACTCATAGAATACCTAAAGGTCTCCCAACCAAGTTCTTGCTCAGTACTTGTTTCGTTCCATTCATTATCCTCACAAGAGCCTATATTGATCTTCTTCTCATAAACCAAAGCATCTTAATCATGTTTCATGTATTTTATTCTCAATACAAgccactccaaccttattacgaataatctcGAATCAATtattcaaagagagagagagagagagtattacAGATAACACTCATAGAATTAAGTTAGGGTAGCTCCAAAGAATCCtttcaaagttaaaaaaaaaaaaagaagagttaataAAAGGCTATAAAACCAACTTTCTCACATGGCATGTAATATTGGAAATTAAATACTAATATATGcacaaaataagcataaaaagCTAAGAATGTGGATAAAAATAGAGACGCATAATTTAGACAAGTGAGATAAATACCAATAAATGCACCCTTAGGAAAGTTAATGTCATGGAAAGGACCCGGAACTGATAACTCAAGTAGCTATAAGTATTAGTTTGTTTTTGCTTACTAATGTAATTTCCTTACTGCTGTAATTTTGCTATTTACTGCTGTAGCTCCACTAGAGATGTTAGTTAGCCAGGCTGGCAAATTCCCCACGTGGAGGGGggtagaataggacaaaagggCGGTTATAACCGCATGGAGAAGGGATCTGCTGTGGCAGTCTCCCACCAATCGGTTGTATAAATATTCCCAAGCTTGCTGGGAAGATTATCATTGAATTGAATATCTGAACCAATACTTCCTCCTATCGCTCTAATTTCTCTCTTCATGCTCTCACTCTCTTCACTCtcattctctccctcccttgctCTGTTATGTTCTGTTAAGTAGAAATCATCTCCTAATCCATACCAGGCTAGGAGTGATCTAAATTCACGGACGTGCCGTGACAGTTAACAAAATGGAAGAAACATGTAGCCAAAGAGATAGCAAAAGACAAAAAAGATTGGatagaaaattctaaaacataACATAGGAAATAATGCCCTTGCAGAAGAAATGGTTAGGGACAAAGATGGTTGATGAGATAGAATCTATGTAATTGGTTCGACCTAGTGGGATAAAAAATTGGTGTTATAGTTGTTGGTTATATTAAGAATTAGTCACATGGAATGTAATCAAGCAATACAAGATTCGGTAACTTATATATTCAGCTAGCAAGAACAAGCAACAACACCAATTTTAGCCTTGATATGAAGGTTCACATAAAAAACTATAAACTGCAACACTATCGAAACTGTTATCATACAATGACCTCAAGATCTTAAATACATTACTAAATGTTATAACATATAAGAGAAAAAGTTAGATCTTACAGTGTAATTGCTACCAAAAAGAATATAATTGCCTTCAATAGGAGGAGGTGGCTCTGGAGCTGACTTGGGGTCTTGAATGTAATCCTTGTATAGCTTGTAATATGGTGGTGGAGGAGGGTATGTAGCTGTTGCTGCCATTTACAACCTTTTTCTACAAAACCAACCCAAACTAAAATGAACGGAAATCAGATATAGCAAAACAAAGAGGCCATGCAACCAGACTCATGCATGTAAGTAAATTTTATTCCTGCCATGTATActtctatatgtatatatgtattcagTAACCtaataattagaaaaattacacttcaaatcctaatgtgtgtgtgtgtgagagagagagagagagttgtcaCTACGCTTCAGCAAAGACTTCAAAGAAACAGAAATAGCATTAGCTCTCCAAGGTTCGGGCAAAGTTACAATCCTTCAAatcatttcacttttttttaccTTGAGCAAATTATATGGCAATCACCTAAAACCATCACcgtaaaagaattaaaaaataactcattAAACTGTACCATTTAGTAAATAAAGAGTGATTGCAGCAGAGGCCAATTTCCCAATCAATGTGACATCACCATTATATCACAAACAGTTTTAgaatattaacaaataaaaaaaaatcaaaagcataAAATATCACAGCAATTCcagatttatttaataattcttaaattatGTTAGAATGAGTAAAAATACGTACAGATGACACCTTATCTCAATTATACCTGACCTAAAAGCTAAATTTGCCCAACCACCATTCTGCTTACCCAGGAGAATTTCCATTCTTCAGATaagaccaaaaaataaatattgcatTAAGCAAACTGAAATAGAACTATTTTCTACGACTTAAGTATTCTGAGCAGCCAACCAAATGAGTGAGccacaatttttcaaattagcaCACAATTATAATTTGAATACAGTAGCatgtatgcatgcatatatatatatacatatgcctATCTCCCATTTTCAGTAGTATTTTCCATTTTATCTTCCCTTGTAATTTTTGTGTGGTATTCCTCCTCTATTCTTTTTAACCTATtaccctttttatttatttgcaaGCTTCAACCCTACCTAACTGAAGTTGAAGTCTCAATAAGATCCATTAATTATGGATCAAAACAGTCAGTTCTACATTTAGTATGAGTTGGAGTGGTTAGTCTCCTGAAAGACTCCACTTATTTAAAAGCCTAATATCTATCCAAGAATAATTAGGTCTGAACTTTTTTCCTAGTCATCTTATAATGAGGTGCACAACTAGTTGtagaaatttataataaatattataaaaataaaactgcTAATTTacttttatgttaaaataagaaaatcaatAAGATTCTCATCATTACTactataaaattctaaaaaaaaaaaattgttataaattggTCCATTGCATAAACTAGCTTCAACTAGCCTTAATAAGAAAGGTTCAGATTAAAAGCATATGCTGTCTCTTAGCGTAGTAACGAGGCTTGAATCTAATTAAAGGATCTAATGCAACTAGTATCGCACCTATGCTGATGCCAACCTGTCCCAAGAAAAACTACTAAGCATTCAGCTTACTAATATAAAGCACAagcatataatttattaaaaacaataCTAGATTAAAACTTACGCCTTCATCTTTAAATAATGGATTTTCTTCAAGCTTCCTCTTCAATTATGAAAACAGGGGACAAACTAACAGAGGAGTAGAACTACAGAAATTACAAGGGAAAATGGACTAATACAACTAAAGCTAAGAGATGGACAATACCTTCTGCTGAAAACGGATTTTTGTATGGACAAGGGATTAAACAAGACTTCGAAActgattgaaatttgaattgacACGAACAATTACGGACCCGTTTGAATTTGTGATGCTTTTTAGTTTTATGTGTTcgtttccaaaattttaaaaacgaaCACATGGACATATCGGTTGTTTTGTAGCTTGTGTTTAAAAAATTGAGCATAAAACGGAAATAACATCCAGCCACCAAAACTCACCGTGAGGAGGCGacggcgaggcgaggcgaggcgaggcgacgCGAGGGGGGCGGCAACGGAGACTGAGAATTTGAGAGAGCAAACTGATAGGCGAAAGATTCGAAGAGTTGAAGACTGAAAGCAGGCGGTGGTTTATtgacggcggcggcggcgaatCGACGGACGACGGGACGCAGGTCGATGGTGAGGCTGAAGATACGATACGGGGACGGTGACCGGGAGGAACTAATCGAGAGACGCAGAGAGATAGGGTTTAGCGAATTGTGATGCTTTATTCCAGTCTGGGGacagaattttcaaaaatgaaaattatatattttttattttttgtaattttgtttaattttcagTTCCAAGATTGAAAAAtggaatttctttaattttgaaaccgaattttgtaattttaaaaacttaaaactatatatataattgtaaaaaataaaattcttatgcaaataatttgtatatgaaaaattaccataaaaatagattttacttttttcttgcttgaatttagaaaaaaataaatcattttctatatttgatataaaataggataaattgtaaataattcttgaaatttaacaaaattattattatttagaaaaatataatgagtacttttaaaattaagtatcaTTTACAATCTTTTATACAGTTACTTAACCaagtaaaatgttaaaaaattaccaaaatatatttatatttaaaaaattatttttattctatacACATTTTATCTGTCACAATTAAAGGATCTATTGTTGttagttttcatattttctcttcttatcttttttattttattttttattttataattgattgacttttattcttcttaatatttttgttattctcatcttattaaagtttaattaaacatatttatttataattgtaaaCTCATGTTAGGTTCAATTGcaaacttaaatattttaaatttaattaaacatatgTGAGTGCGTGGGTTCATCTCAGcacaattattttgaatttatttattgttatttttcttactGAATTAATTAGGATCTTTACAGGAATAAATGCTAAAGTTCTTAGCTTTTACTTGGAAATGatcattaataaatattaacccttataaatgacaaaaatgtttTGAGAGCCACGTAATCAAAGTTTATATGGTTGCCGCCATAACTGTTGATGGCTGTTATACATTTgttaatgaatgaatgaatgccAACCTTCCTTCATCTTATGGAGATTTCTTGCTGAGGTGGTACGAACGAGACTGAGCTCATCATCCTGACAAACTAGTCATTTTGCTCCGAAAGAAGCGGAGGTGGATGCAGTGGGCAGCGGTGGCTGGCCGGCTGCCGGAGAGCGACGGCcgtgagagcgagagagagacgGTGGTCGTGCGAGTTGGGGTCGAAGGTTGTCGTCAGAGGGAGAGGCGGGTGGGGGGCGACGATGCTGTTTTGatcgagcgagagagagaggcggtGGCCGGCGGCTGGGGCGACGGTGTTttgggcgagagagagagagagagagagactgacgCTGGCCGTGAGAGGGGTAGCAGGCGGCTGGGCCGACGGTGATCGGAGAGGGAGAGGCGTAACTGGGCCGACAGTGATCGGAAGAAGGGGAGAgcaagagagggagggagagagagagaatatggcTTTGGGCGGGTAGcacggggagagagagaaggagaggcTTTGGGCGGGTACATTTCTTGGGGCAagaaaaacaatttaaaaatcaatttcaaattcttttggtAGCCCATGCTGTTGCCCATGCCTAACTATAGCATAATCCTTTTATTCAAGATCAGAGCACAATAAGCCGGAAAGATAGTTAAAGcagttaattatatatatatacatatttgtatatatCTCGCGATCATCGACTATTgctgtatatatattgttgtgtatAGTTCCCAATGCGATTCTGTTGAGATGATTGATGTAGCTCGTGGCGCATTTGCGGATTTGACTGGATAAAGTGAGACCTAATCCTTCTCCTTCCTGATTCAAACGTTCAGGCAACGACAGGTAATACAATTTTCTCTGAATCCGTTGATAATGTTATTGCTAAGCTTCTTTTGTCGCTTATTAATGATTCTTTGTGAAATTAAAGGTCATTGACTAATGATGGCATTCAATGtgatttttcaaatttggggaagaaattTTGTCAAACAATATTAAATTGATGAATCAATCTGCCGTAAGGCAATTATTCAACGCGATTTGCAGAAATACGGATTAGTAGATTTGACTCTTCCTTTCAATATGCTTGAGGATAAATGAGGAGATAAAGATTTACATGTAATTTGAACTTTTGGAATCTGttcattctttttcattttcttttttctttcgaggataaatgagtGGAATTGATCAGGAGTGGTGATTCTTCAAGCTTACCATTATTTTCCTCATCATTTAGTTTTGGATGTTTATTTTTGCTTTCAATTGATTGGTTATTGAAGAGCCTGTTGGCCTCAAGATCCAGCTGGTTTCAAATTTGCCAAAGTTCTATGAATTCTAATTTCCCAGTAAATCTGGAAATATTTGATACCTTAAATGagtctctctt is a window encoding:
- the LOC127789252 gene encoding mediator of RNA polymerase II transcription subunit 7a isoform X1, with the translated sequence MAATATYPPPPPYYKLYKDYIQDPKSAPEPPPPIEGNYILFGSNYTTDDVLPSLEEQGVRQLYPKGPNIDFKNELRLLNRELQLHILELADVLVERPSQYARRVEEISLIFQNLHHLLNSLRPHQARATLIHILELQIQHRKQAVEDIKRYGMNEVDGSRKATSCYKAHEKYDL
- the LOC127789252 gene encoding mediator of RNA polymerase II transcription subunit 7a isoform X2, which codes for MAATATYPPPPPYYKLYKDYIQDPKSAPEPPPPIEGNYILFGSNYTTDDVLPSLEEQGVRQLYPKGPNIDFKNELRLLNRELQLHILELADVLVERPSQYARRVEEISLIFQNLHHLLNSLRPHQARATLIHILELQIQHRKQAVEDIKRRREEAQRLLKEALGTLDGH